A single region of the Solwaraspora sp. WMMD406 genome encodes:
- a CDS encoding cytochrome P450 has protein sequence MTDFDQMTEFDHHSAACNADPVGYYRTYREKCPVGRTAAHGGFVYTTRYTDVVRVARDDDTFSSARATAGGDGTAIVIPRGPGLEQYPIELDPPAASGYRDLINPLLTQDAVATLAPMIARHTTRVIDAFITEGSVDFVRDLTNPLPAAVTLDWLGFPESDWAKLAKPIHDIFAALPGSDRAVRGAQGLAYLDERIRDLIRDRRAEPADDAVSYLVAQRRPDGEPFSVDELVSVIGLLVAGGVDTTTSLTGSTLVHLSRNPEQRQRLIDSPDLLDSATEEFLRVFAPSQSMARTARTDAEVGGCPVSAGERVLIPWVAANHDPAVFPEPEQVRLDRDATRHLSFGIGSHRCAGAHLARLMFREMITQVLTRLPDYQVVEDGLVGYPTKGNQTGWDAIPAVFTPGRRAADAATGGTPVASRPGGDRELVVEAVTAVAEQVREVRLAAADGAPLPTWAPGAHLEVRLPSGRVRQYSLCGDPDDTGHYRIGVLREAAGRGGSVELHTVAATGATLTVRGPRNHFPLVDAPAYLFLAGGIGITPILAMIREAVRRGTPFRVVYGGRSRASMAFTDELVALAGDRAVLLPQDEAGLPDLAALIDGTGDGTAVYCCGPGAMIDAVERVCAEAGRGGQLHVERFAAGDDLEVPFDPAANTEFDVHLARTGVTLRVPKDKRMIEVLREAVPGLTYDCEKGYCGACETRVLAGTPEHRDSLLTADERAAGRSMMICVGRCGSDRLVLDL, from the coding sequence ATGACTGACTTCGACCAGATGACGGAGTTCGACCACCACTCCGCCGCGTGTAACGCCGACCCGGTCGGCTACTACCGGACGTACCGGGAAAAATGCCCGGTCGGGCGAACCGCCGCACACGGCGGATTCGTCTACACCACCCGCTACACCGACGTGGTCCGCGTCGCCCGCGACGACGACACCTTCTCCTCCGCCCGCGCCACCGCCGGCGGCGACGGCACCGCCATCGTCATCCCGCGCGGACCCGGCCTGGAGCAGTACCCGATCGAGCTAGACCCGCCGGCCGCCAGCGGCTACCGCGACCTGATCAACCCGCTGCTCACCCAGGACGCGGTGGCGACACTCGCGCCGATGATCGCCCGACACACCACCCGAGTCATCGACGCCTTCATCACCGAAGGCTCCGTCGACTTCGTCCGCGACCTGACCAACCCGCTGCCAGCCGCCGTCACCCTCGACTGGCTCGGCTTCCCCGAATCCGACTGGGCCAAGCTGGCCAAGCCGATCCACGACATCTTCGCCGCGCTGCCCGGCAGCGACCGCGCCGTCCGTGGCGCGCAGGGCCTGGCGTACCTGGACGAACGGATTCGGGACCTGATCCGGGACCGGCGGGCCGAGCCCGCCGACGACGCGGTCAGCTACCTTGTCGCCCAACGCCGCCCAGACGGCGAACCCTTCAGCGTCGACGAGCTCGTCTCGGTGATCGGCCTGCTGGTCGCCGGTGGCGTGGACACCACCACGTCGCTGACCGGGTCGACCCTGGTGCACCTGAGCCGCAACCCGGAGCAGCGGCAGCGCCTCATCGACTCCCCCGACCTGCTCGACAGCGCCACCGAGGAGTTCCTGCGGGTCTTCGCACCGTCGCAGTCGATGGCCCGCACGGCCCGTACCGACGCCGAGGTCGGCGGCTGCCCGGTCAGCGCCGGCGAACGGGTGCTGATCCCCTGGGTCGCCGCCAACCACGACCCGGCGGTCTTCCCCGAGCCCGAACAGGTCCGGCTGGACCGCGACGCCACCCGCCACCTCAGCTTCGGCATCGGCAGCCACCGCTGCGCCGGCGCGCACCTGGCCCGGCTGATGTTCCGCGAGATGATCACCCAGGTGCTGACCCGACTGCCCGACTACCAGGTCGTCGAAGACGGCCTCGTCGGCTACCCCACCAAGGGAAACCAGACCGGCTGGGACGCGATCCCGGCCGTGTTCACCCCCGGTCGCCGCGCCGCCGACGCGGCGACCGGGGGTACCCCGGTGGCGAGCCGCCCGGGTGGCGACCGGGAGTTGGTCGTCGAGGCGGTCACCGCCGTCGCCGAGCAGGTGCGGGAGGTACGGCTGGCCGCCGCCGACGGTGCCCCGCTACCGACCTGGGCACCCGGCGCCCATTTGGAGGTACGGCTACCGTCCGGCCGGGTGCGGCAGTACTCGCTCTGCGGCGACCCGGACGACACCGGCCACTACCGGATCGGCGTGCTGCGGGAAGCCGCCGGCCGGGGCGGATCCGTCGAGCTGCACACCGTCGCCGCCACCGGCGCGACGCTGACCGTACGGGGCCCACGCAACCACTTCCCACTGGTCGACGCCCCCGCGTACCTCTTCCTGGCCGGCGGCATCGGGATCACCCCGATCCTGGCCATGATCCGCGAAGCCGTCCGACGCGGCACACCGTTCCGCGTCGTATACGGGGGCCGCAGCCGGGCCTCGATGGCCTTCACCGACGAACTGGTCGCCCTGGCCGGCGACCGGGCCGTCCTGCTGCCGCAGGACGAGGCCGGACTGCCCGACCTGGCCGCGCTGATCGACGGCACCGGCGACGGCACCGCCGTCTACTGCTGCGGACCCGGCGCGATGATCGACGCGGTGGAGCGAGTGTGCGCCGAGGCCGGCCGTGGTGGGCAACTGCACGTGGAACGCTTCGCCGCCGGCGACGACCTGGAGGTGCCGTTCGACCCGGCCGCCAACACCGAGTTCGACGTGCACCTGGCCCGCACCGGGGTCACCCTGCGGGTGCCGAAGGACAAGCGGATGATCGAGGTGCTGCGCGAGGCGGTGCCCGGCCTGACCTACGACTGTGAGAAGGGCTACTGCGGCGCCTGCGAGACCCGGGTGCTCGCTGGCACGCCGGAGCACCGCGACTCGCTGCTCACCGCCGACGAACGGGCCGCCGGCCGCAGCATGATGATCTGCGTCGGCCGGTGCGGCTCCGACCGCTTGGTGCTCGACCTCTGA
- a CDS encoding NAD(P)-dependent alcohol dehydrogenase, translating to MRVTAAVLDNAGGPFTLQEIDLAEPGPDEVLVRVHSVGICGTDLEFATFFPTPAVLGHEGSGVVEQVGDRVAGISVGDHVAMSFTSCGTCSLCLTGSPAYCRSFDAVNFTGRRPDGSSALSRDGQPVNGHFLGQSSFASHVVAPARAVVPISKEIDLRVVGPFGCGFGTGAGAVLNVLRPTVGSSIVVFGAGAVGVAAILAARVAGCSTIAAVDVNADKLDTARLLGATHGVDSRDGDTTERLAAIAPDGFDLAIDATGREEVARTAVEALGPLGRCGVVGVGPSEQMSFDWRSILNGRTVTGIIGGASLPQVFLPKLLDLHTAGRFPVDKLLSHYPFGQINDAVAAVRSGTVGKAVLTF from the coding sequence GTGCGGGTCACGGCAGCGGTTCTGGACAACGCGGGTGGGCCGTTCACCCTGCAGGAGATCGACCTGGCCGAGCCCGGCCCGGACGAGGTGCTGGTCCGCGTGCACAGCGTCGGCATCTGCGGCACCGACCTGGAGTTCGCCACCTTCTTCCCCACCCCGGCCGTCCTCGGCCATGAGGGCAGCGGAGTAGTCGAACAGGTCGGCGACCGGGTCGCCGGCATCTCGGTCGGCGATCACGTGGCGATGAGCTTCACCTCCTGCGGCACCTGCTCGCTCTGCCTGACCGGCAGCCCGGCCTACTGCCGCAGCTTCGACGCGGTCAACTTCACCGGCCGCCGACCCGACGGCAGCAGCGCGCTGTCGCGCGACGGTCAACCGGTCAACGGCCACTTCCTCGGCCAGTCGTCGTTCGCCAGCCACGTCGTCGCCCCGGCTCGCGCCGTGGTGCCGATCAGCAAGGAGATCGACCTGCGGGTGGTGGGTCCGTTCGGCTGCGGGTTCGGCACCGGCGCGGGCGCGGTGCTCAACGTGCTGCGCCCGACGGTCGGGTCGTCGATCGTGGTGTTCGGCGCGGGCGCGGTCGGCGTCGCGGCGATCCTCGCCGCCCGGGTCGCCGGCTGCTCCACGATCGCCGCCGTGGACGTCAACGCCGACAAGCTGGACACCGCCCGGCTGCTCGGCGCCACCCACGGCGTCGACTCGCGCGACGGCGACACCACGGAACGGCTCGCCGCGATCGCCCCGGACGGCTTCGACCTCGCCATCGACGCCACCGGGCGCGAGGAGGTGGCGCGGACCGCGGTCGAGGCGCTCGGTCCGCTGGGCCGGTGCGGGGTCGTCGGCGTCGGCCCCAGCGAGCAGATGAGCTTCGACTGGCGCAGCATCCTCAACGGGCGCACCGTCACCGGCATCATCGGTGGCGCCAGCCTGCCGCAGGTGTTCCTGCCGAAGCTGCTCGACCTGCACACCGCCGGGCGGTTCCCGGTCGACAAACTGCTCAGCCACTACCCGTTCGGGCAGATCAACGACGCGGTGGCGGCGGTCCGCAGCGGTACGGTCGGCAAAGCCGTCCTCACCTTCTGA
- a CDS encoding aldehyde dehydrogenase family protein, with amino-acid sequence MADLRVPAARQLIDGAWEAAADNGELPVLDPATRQVIQPVARARAADVDRAVAAARRAAPAWAATSPSERGATLRRWADLIAAHVEDLAAYEARDVGKPRSGGRLNIYIAHGIVDYFAGAADKLTGVTLPTRTPDYFGYTRPEPYGVCAVVIPWNVPAVLTAANVAPALAAGNTVVLKPSEIAPLAPFALSELGLRAGLPPGVLNVVTGLGPEAGVALTGHPDVDHISFVGSTVTGRAVMRAAAEHLVPVKLELGGKSPNVVFADADLDAAIPAIVASITENAGQNCYAGSRLVVEESIRAEVVERVAAAMAEIRVGSWDQDLDMGPLVSQAQYERVRGFLAEAPAAGARLVTGGEPATTRLGDGWYVAPTVFDDVDPGARLAREEIFGPVLAIQGFRGTDEAVAIMNDTDFGLLTCVWTSDVSRALRLAGQARSGQVAVNQFHDAGVIGFPFNMQKESGFSRGGGYAALREYTQEKAVAVRLLDRPPT; translated from the coding sequence ATGGCTGACCTGCGCGTTCCCGCTGCCCGCCAGCTGATCGACGGTGCCTGGGAGGCCGCCGCCGACAACGGCGAACTACCTGTCCTGGACCCGGCGACCCGCCAGGTCATCCAACCGGTGGCCCGCGCCCGGGCCGCCGACGTCGACCGGGCCGTGGCCGCCGCCCGCCGGGCCGCCCCCGCCTGGGCCGCCACCTCGCCGAGCGAACGGGGCGCGACGCTGCGCCGGTGGGCCGACCTGATCGCCGCGCACGTCGAGGACCTCGCCGCGTACGAGGCCCGTGACGTGGGCAAACCCCGCTCCGGCGGCCGGCTCAACATCTACATCGCGCACGGCATCGTCGACTACTTCGCCGGTGCCGCCGACAAGCTCACCGGCGTCACGCTGCCCACCCGTACCCCGGACTACTTCGGTTACACCCGGCCGGAGCCGTACGGGGTCTGCGCGGTGGTGATCCCGTGGAACGTGCCGGCCGTACTGACCGCCGCGAACGTCGCGCCGGCGTTGGCCGCCGGCAACACGGTGGTGCTCAAGCCGTCGGAGATCGCGCCGCTGGCCCCGTTCGCCCTGTCTGAGCTGGGCCTGCGGGCCGGCCTGCCGCCGGGGGTGCTCAATGTCGTCACCGGGCTCGGCCCGGAGGCCGGGGTGGCGCTCACCGGCCACCCGGACGTCGATCACATCAGCTTCGTTGGCTCCACGGTCACCGGCCGCGCGGTGATGCGGGCCGCCGCCGAGCACCTGGTCCCGGTCAAACTCGAACTCGGCGGCAAGTCGCCGAACGTCGTCTTCGCCGACGCCGACCTGGACGCGGCGATCCCGGCGATCGTCGCCTCGATCACCGAGAACGCCGGCCAGAACTGCTACGCCGGGTCCCGGCTGGTCGTCGAGGAGTCGATCCGCGCCGAGGTGGTCGAGCGGGTCGCCGCCGCGATGGCCGAGATCCGGGTCGGCTCCTGGGACCAGGATCTCGACATGGGTCCGCTGGTCAGCCAGGCTCAGTACGAGCGGGTCCGGGGCTTCCTGGCCGAGGCGCCGGCCGCCGGGGCGCGGCTGGTCACCGGCGGGGAGCCGGCCACCACCAGGTTGGGCGACGGCTGGTACGTCGCCCCGACGGTCTTCGACGACGTCGATCCGGGTGCGCGGCTGGCCCGCGAGGAGATCTTCGGACCGGTGCTGGCCATCCAGGGTTTCCGGGGCACCGACGAGGCGGTGGCGATCATGAACGACACCGACTTCGGCCTGCTGACCTGCGTCTGGACCTCGGACGTCTCCCGGGCGCTGCGCCTGGCCGGTCAGGCCCGCAGCGGGCAGGTGGCGGTCAACCAGTTCCACGACGCGGGGGTGATCGGCTTCCCGTTCAACATGCAGAAGGAGAGCGGGTTCAGTCGGGGCGGCGGCTACGCGGCGCTGCGCGAGTACACCCAGGAGAAGGCCGTCGCGGTCCGGCTGCTCGATCGACCGCCGACGTGA
- a CDS encoding helix-turn-helix domain-containing protein, with protein MTGPAERPMPARPRLSVAAEPTPGQFAQWLTDLAFGGAGWPVLLARLAEATGVGCRLLAVTGELLAGSDDNPGDRSDGASGARRADQSGARGADPAALRAERVRCADGWVGRSVPVGTGSRRLGVLLLAEPVDGRQLDYARAAVTALLIEAVRREPPQPPPPVGAEAVLRALRDGTGTASPAEQADLVRAATAYGWRLDQPHVGVALAYTGSQHRRWASAITWLDRPVLADGRHGWTLLQGDAQREVTRLRRRLEQIVGTGQVRVACGRSVTGPGGTPESFRDARRLLRLLRHHPGGPVGSVPDAADAELPFDRAGLAQLLLAVPDERLRWYVDRHLGPIVERDDLLRTLDHWLASGGSRQAVSEQLHLHRNSVGYRVGLIKRLLGVDPLDPPTAAVLRAALVARQLLITAPDCE; from the coding sequence GTGACCGGCCCGGCCGAACGCCCGATGCCGGCCCGGCCCCGGCTGTCGGTGGCGGCCGAGCCGACACCCGGGCAGTTCGCCCAGTGGCTGACCGACCTGGCGTTCGGCGGAGCGGGCTGGCCGGTGCTGCTGGCCCGGCTGGCCGAGGCCACCGGTGTCGGATGTCGGCTGCTCGCCGTCACCGGTGAGCTGCTGGCCGGCAGCGACGACAACCCCGGCGACCGGTCGGACGGCGCGTCGGGGGCGCGGAGAGCGGACCAGTCGGGGGCGCGGGGTGCGGACCCGGCCGCGTTGCGGGCCGAGCGGGTCCGCTGCGCCGACGGCTGGGTCGGCCGGTCGGTGCCGGTCGGCACCGGTAGCCGCCGGCTCGGCGTACTGCTGCTGGCCGAGCCGGTCGACGGACGCCAGCTCGACTACGCCCGCGCGGCGGTCACCGCGCTGCTGATCGAGGCGGTACGCCGTGAGCCGCCGCAGCCGCCGCCACCGGTGGGTGCCGAGGCGGTGCTGCGGGCGTTGCGCGACGGCACCGGTACGGCGTCGCCGGCCGAGCAGGCCGACCTGGTGCGGGCCGCCACGGCGTACGGCTGGCGGCTGGACCAGCCGCACGTCGGGGTCGCCCTGGCGTACACCGGGTCGCAGCACCGGCGCTGGGCGTCGGCGATCACCTGGCTTGACCGCCCGGTGCTGGCCGATGGCCGCCACGGCTGGACGCTGCTGCAGGGCGACGCCCAGCGGGAGGTGACCCGGCTGCGCCGCCGGTTGGAGCAGATCGTCGGCACCGGCCAGGTACGGGTGGCGTGCGGCCGGTCGGTGACCGGGCCGGGCGGTACGCCGGAGTCGTTCCGCGACGCCCGCCGGCTCCTGCGGTTGCTGCGGCACCATCCGGGTGGGCCGGTGGGCTCGGTACCGGACGCGGCCGACGCCGAGTTGCCGTTCGACCGGGCCGGCCTGGCGCAGCTGCTGCTGGCGGTGCCGGACGAGCGGCTGCGCTGGTACGTGGACCGGCATCTGGGCCCGATCGTCGAGCGGGACGACCTGCTGCGCACGCTGGACCATTGGCTGGCCAGTGGGGGAAGCAGGCAAGCTGTCAGTGAGCAACTGCATTTGCACCGTAACTCGGTCGGTTACCGGGTGGGGTTGATCAAGCGGCTGCTGGGCGTGGATCCCCTCGATCCGCCGACCGCCGCGGTGCTGCGCGCCGCGCTGGTCGCCCGACAGCTGCTGATCACCGCTCCGGATTGCGAATAA
- a CDS encoding zinc-binding dehydrogenase: MVQTGFGGPEVVRPHDLPDPEPGPADAVIAVDTATLNRLDLLQRRGPGLLPGFALPHIAGMDVAGRVVATGADVGDVRVGDRVVVDPTIGCGRCASCLDGAPGYCASLRVVGGNRPGGFAEYVAVPAAVTHRVPDHVDLADAAALPTAWVVAWHALHRVGRLRAGETVLIPAATSAVSIAALQLARRAGATVIALARTDAKRSAAADLGAHVVLDLDDHTAATVRDHTDGHGVDLVLDHVGAATWNTSLTSLRIEGRLVLLGNTSGDQVNLSLANVYHRGLRLLGAGAYAPADFAAMLDAFFAGGMRVVRAAEYPLADLAEAYARQESGDLVGKILVRP, encoded by the coding sequence ATGGTCCAGACCGGCTTCGGCGGGCCCGAGGTCGTGCGCCCGCACGACCTGCCCGACCCGGAGCCCGGTCCGGCCGACGCCGTCATCGCCGTCGACACCGCCACCCTCAACCGCCTCGACCTGCTGCAGCGTCGCGGCCCCGGACTGCTGCCCGGCTTCGCGCTACCACACATCGCCGGCATGGACGTCGCAGGCCGGGTGGTCGCCACCGGAGCCGACGTCGGCGACGTACGCGTCGGCGACCGCGTCGTCGTCGACCCCACCATCGGCTGCGGGCGCTGCGCCAGCTGCCTCGACGGCGCCCCCGGCTACTGCGCGTCGCTGCGCGTCGTCGGCGGCAACCGGCCCGGCGGATTCGCCGAGTACGTCGCCGTACCAGCCGCCGTCACCCACCGCGTCCCCGACCACGTCGACCTCGCCGACGCCGCCGCCCTGCCGACCGCCTGGGTGGTCGCGTGGCACGCCCTGCACCGGGTCGGCCGGCTACGCGCCGGCGAGACCGTACTGATTCCGGCCGCCACCAGCGCGGTCAGCATCGCCGCCCTGCAACTCGCCCGCCGGGCCGGGGCCACCGTCATCGCGCTCGCCCGCACCGACGCCAAGCGCTCCGCCGCCGCCGACCTCGGCGCCCACGTCGTCCTCGATCTCGACGACCACACCGCCGCCACGGTCCGCGACCACACCGACGGCCACGGCGTCGACCTGGTCCTGGACCACGTCGGCGCGGCCACCTGGAACACGTCGCTGACCAGCCTGCGCATCGAAGGCCGGCTGGTTCTGCTCGGCAACACCAGCGGCGACCAGGTCAACCTGTCCCTGGCCAACGTCTACCACCGGGGCCTGCGGCTGCTCGGCGCCGGCGCCTACGCCCCGGCCGACTTCGCCGCCATGCTCGACGCCTTCTTCGCCGGCGGCATGCGAGTGGTCCGGGCCGCCGAATACCCGCTCGCCGACCTCGCCGAGGCGTACGCCCGGCAGGAATCCGGCGACCTCGTCGGCAAGATCCTGGTCCGGCCATGA
- a CDS encoding amidohydrolase family protein, producing the protein MTTTPIPAPTPDPTLAGTGASRGVADLLIVDADIVTMAPDRAVVTGGAIAIADGRIADIGPADALRVGYPHTPELDAAGCLVVPGLVNAHQHTTADPLIRSGIGDHVPARQAIFDWIVPLHASVTGDDDELSATLTAVEALSYGVTTLLEPGTVAHPLRVAAGLRTAGIRARVGRWGWDAPDAPYAMPAADTLAAQAETVTALAGDPLVTGWITLVGHDLVSDDLFTGAAELAERLDVPMTWHLSPSADDPAAYAVAGRPRPVLHLRDLGVLGPRLLLGHAVWLDDDELDALAASGTAVASCPGAYLRLGQGVTRAGRHTELLRAGGRLALGCDSHNAGDTPDVWRAARLFAGLDRDRGAPDPLRADEVFALATIDGATAVGLGRLTGSIEVGKAADLVVLDTRTIAWTPRGDLATQLVWGAASHTVRDVLVDGRPVVRDHRITTVDVDALRTEVASRGADLLRRAGIDIPHRWPAVPATEYRAHRTGPAGVTPPQ; encoded by the coding sequence ATGACGACGACGCCGATCCCCGCCCCGACCCCGGATCCGACCCTCGCCGGCACCGGAGCCAGCCGCGGCGTCGCCGACCTGCTGATCGTTGACGCCGACATCGTCACCATGGCCCCCGACCGGGCGGTCGTGACCGGCGGCGCGATCGCCATCGCCGACGGCCGGATCGCCGACATCGGGCCGGCCGACGCGCTGCGCGTCGGGTACCCGCACACCCCGGAGCTCGACGCCGCCGGCTGCCTGGTCGTCCCCGGCCTGGTGAACGCCCACCAGCACACCACCGCCGACCCGCTGATCCGCAGCGGCATCGGCGACCACGTCCCCGCCCGGCAGGCCATCTTCGACTGGATCGTGCCGCTGCACGCCTCCGTCACCGGAGACGATGACGAACTCTCGGCCACCCTCACCGCCGTCGAGGCGCTCAGCTACGGCGTCACCACCCTGCTGGAGCCGGGCACCGTCGCCCACCCGCTGCGGGTCGCCGCCGGACTGCGTACCGCCGGAATCCGGGCCCGGGTCGGCCGCTGGGGCTGGGACGCCCCGGACGCCCCGTACGCGATGCCGGCCGCCGACACCCTCGCCGCCCAGGCCGAGACGGTCACCGCCCTGGCCGGCGACCCGCTGGTCACCGGCTGGATCACCCTGGTCGGCCACGACCTGGTCAGCGACGACCTGTTCACCGGCGCGGCCGAGCTGGCCGAGCGGCTCGACGTACCGATGACCTGGCACCTGTCGCCCAGCGCCGACGACCCGGCCGCGTACGCCGTCGCCGGCCGCCCCCGGCCGGTGCTGCACCTGCGCGACCTCGGCGTACTCGGCCCCCGGCTGCTGCTCGGTCACGCCGTCTGGCTCGACGACGACGAACTCGACGCGCTCGCCGCCAGCGGCACCGCCGTCGCCTCCTGCCCCGGTGCCTACCTGCGCCTCGGGCAGGGCGTCACCCGGGCCGGCCGGCACACCGAACTGCTGCGCGCCGGCGGCCGGCTGGCCCTGGGCTGCGACTCGCACAACGCCGGCGACACCCCGGACGTGTGGCGGGCCGCCCGACTGTTCGCCGGACTGGACCGCGACCGGGGCGCGCCCGACCCGCTGCGCGCCGACGAGGTCTTCGCCCTGGCCACCATCGACGGTGCGACCGCCGTCGGGCTCGGGCGACTGACCGGCTCGATCGAGGTCGGCAAGGCCGCCGACCTGGTCGTGCTGGACACCCGCACCATCGCGTGGACCCCGCGCGGTGACCTGGCCACCCAGCTCGTCTGGGGCGCGGCCAGCCACACCGTGCGGGACGTACTGGTCGACGGCCGGCCGGTGGTCCGGGATCACCGGATCACCACCGTCGACGTCGACGCCCTGCGGACCGAGGTCGCGTCGCGCGGCGCGGACCTGCTCCGCCGGGCCGGCATCGACATCCCGCATCGCTGGCCTGCCGTGCCGGCGACCGAGTACCGCGCGCACCGGACCGGACCGGCCGGCGTGACGCCCCCACAGTGA
- a CDS encoding BMP family ABC transporter substrate-binding protein produces the protein MTIRIGKGAAALLAGAVSLALVGCADNDATAPSPSGSESGGTVIAGQPDVNGDGKVLIGVLSPGDINDNGYYESFVAEAERFATEEGWEVIKRGSVPPTEALSAARALCQQGVDMVALGASELKDAIPASEEPACENVAWYVPSSENIPQTPKIVISSDDPNQSMLAAGYATGLLMQENGDTKAGFVTGMEVDFAINAARAFQAGIRMVVPEADLVITYTGDFNDSAKAREAVQAQIDQGVSVVYPYLGGATDAAAALANENGALTLTPGTDRCESTEPEFDISVIFDPGAYFAAALTLFADGELEMGTTKVWQIGVDPYPAIKICDPTPEQTEKMDAFVADVAGGTIDTAAEVERLGN, from the coding sequence GTGACAATACGGATCGGAAAAGGCGCGGCGGCGTTGCTCGCCGGCGCCGTCAGCCTCGCCCTGGTCGGTTGCGCCGACAACGACGCGACCGCGCCGAGCCCCTCCGGCAGCGAAAGCGGCGGCACCGTCATCGCCGGTCAGCCCGACGTCAACGGCGACGGCAAGGTGCTGATCGGGGTGCTCAGCCCCGGCGACATCAACGACAACGGCTACTACGAGAGCTTCGTCGCCGAGGCCGAACGCTTCGCCACCGAAGAGGGCTGGGAGGTCATCAAGCGCGGCTCGGTGCCGCCCACCGAAGCGCTCAGCGCCGCCCGCGCGCTGTGCCAGCAGGGCGTCGACATGGTCGCCCTGGGTGCCTCCGAGCTCAAGGACGCCATCCCGGCCTCCGAGGAGCCGGCCTGCGAGAACGTCGCCTGGTACGTGCCGTCGTCGGAGAACATCCCGCAGACACCGAAGATCGTCATCTCCAGCGACGACCCCAACCAGAGCATGCTCGCCGCCGGCTACGCCACCGGCCTGCTGATGCAGGAAAACGGTGACACCAAGGCCGGGTTCGTCACCGGCATGGAGGTCGACTTCGCGATCAACGCCGCCCGCGCCTTCCAGGCCGGCATCCGGATGGTCGTGCCCGAGGCCGACCTGGTGATCACCTACACCGGTGACTTCAACGACTCGGCGAAGGCCCGGGAAGCCGTGCAGGCGCAGATCGACCAAGGCGTCAGCGTGGTCTACCCGTACCTCGGTGGTGCCACCGACGCCGCTGCCGCGCTGGCTAACGAGAACGGGGCGCTGACGCTGACCCCGGGCACCGACCGGTGCGAGTCGACCGAGCCGGAGTTCGACATCTCCGTCATCTTCGACCCGGGCGCCTACTTCGCCGCCGCGCTGACCCTGTTCGCCGACGGTGAGCTGGAGATGGGCACCACCAAGGTGTGGCAGATCGGCGTCGACCCGTACCCGGCGATCAAGATCTGCGACCCGACGCCGGAGCAGACCGAGAAGATGGACGCGTTCGTCGCCGACGTGGCGGGTGGCACCATCGACACCGCCGCCGAGGTGGAGCGACTGGGCAACTGA